Proteins encoded by one window of Camelus bactrianus isolate YW-2024 breed Bactrian camel chromosome 9, ASM4877302v1, whole genome shotgun sequence:
- the FIZ1 gene encoding flt3-interacting zinc finger protein 1, whose translation MDDAPLPAPPVPAPAPAPAPPAAAPRVPFHCSECGKSFRYRSDLRRHFARHTALKPHACPRCGKGFKHSFNLANHLRSHTGERPYRCSACPKGFRDSTGLLHHQVVHTGEKPYCCLVCELRFSSRSSLGRHLKRQHRGVLPSPLQPGPGLPTLSAPCSVCCNVGPCSVCGGAGAGGGEGPEGVGAAAGSWGLAEAAAAAAASLPPFACGACARRFDQGRELAAHWAAHTDVKPFKCPRCERDFNAPALLERHKLTHDLQGPGAPPAQAWASGAGAGSETTGERGAAEAGDARPAWDGELLPGRAGGGVPELGALLPEGGGEAPAPAAAAEPSEDTLYQCDCGTFFASAAALASHLEAHSGPATYGCGHCGALYAALAALEEHRRASHGEGGGAEATAPAPGGEPASGEPASGSGRSKKIFGCSECEKLFRSPRDLERHVLVHTGEKPFPCLECGKFFRHECYLKRHRLLHGTERPFPCHICGKGFITLSNLSRHLKLHRGMD comes from the exons ATGGATGACGCCCCGCTGCCAGCGCCCCCGGTCCCTGCCCCCGCCCCGGCTCCGGCTCCACCCGCTGCTGCTCCCCGCGTCCCGTTTCACTGCAGTGAGTGTGGCAAGAGCTTCCGCTACCGCTCGGACCTGCGGCGCCACTTCGCTCGGCACACTGCGCTCAAACCCCACGCGTGTCCGCGCTGCGGCAAGGGCTTCAAGCACAGCTTCAACCTGGCCAACCACCTGCGCTCACACACTGGTGAGCGGCCCTACCGCTGCTCTGCCTGCCCCAAGGGGTTCCGAGACTCCACCGGCCTGCTGCACCACCAG gttGTCCACACTGGTGAGAAGCCCTACTGCTGCCTAGTCTGCGAGCTCCGCTTCTCCTCCCGCTCCAGCCTGGGCCGCCACCTCAAGCGCCAGCACCGCGGGGTGCTTCCGTCACCCCTGCAGCCTGGCCCAGGCCTGCCCACCCTGAGCGCTCCCTGCTCTGTCTGCTGCAACGTGGGCCCCTGCTCGGTGTGCGGGGGCGCGGGGGCCGGCGGCGGAGAGGGCCCAGAAGGGGTAGGCGCGGCCGCGGGGAGCTgggggctagcagaggccgcggCAGCCGCCGCGGCCTCCCTGCCCCCGTTTGCGTGCGGCGCCTGTGCGCGGCGCTTTGACCAGGGCCGCGAGCTGGCGGCCCACTGGGCGGCGCACACCGACGTGAAGCCCTTCAAGTGCCCGCGCTGCGAGCGCGACTTCAACGCCCCCGCCCTCCTGGAGCGGCACAAGCTGACGCACGACCTGCAGGGTCCCGGCGCGCCCCCCGCGCAGGCCTGGGCCTCGGGAGCGGGTGCAGGGTCCGAGACGACCGGCGAGCGCGGCGCTGCGGAGGCGGGCGACGCTCGGCCGGCCTGGGACGGCGAGCTGCTCCCGGGCCGCGCCGGGGGTGGCGTGCCCGAGCTGGGGGCGCTGCTCCCCGAGGGCGGCGGGGAGGCCCCTGCGCCCGCGGCCGCGGCCGAGCCGTCGGAAGACACCCTGTACCAGTGCGACTGCGGGACTTTCTTCGCGTCGGCCGCGGCGCTGGCCAGCCACCTGGAGGCGCACTCGGGCCCGGCAACCTATGGCTGCGGCCACTGCGGGGCCCTGTACGCGGCCCTGGCGGCCCTGGAGGAGCACCGGCGCGCCAGCCACGGCGAGGGAGGCGGTGCGGAGGCGACGGCGCCGGCCCCAGGCGGGGAGCCCGCGTCTGGAGAGCCTGCGTCCGGCTCGGGCCGCAGCAAGAAGATCTTCGGCTGCTCCGAGTGCGAGAAGCTGTTCCGCTCGCCGCGAGACCTGGAGCGGCACGTGCTGGTGCACACGGGCGAGAAGCCGTTTCCGTGCCTGGAGTGCGGCAAGTTCTTCCGCCACGAGTGCTACCTCAAGCGCCACCGGCTGCTGCATGGCACCGAGCGGCCCTTCCCCTGCCACATCTGCGGCAAGGGCTTCATCACGCTCAGCAACCTCTCCAGGCACCTGAAGCTGCACCGGGGCATGGACTGA